In Brachybacterium fresconis, the genomic stretch GTCTCGAGGGCATCGTCCCGGTCGACGCCACGAAGGAGGACCTGGGTGAGCGCGTCCGCGCCGAGACCGGCGGCTGGGGTCCGCAGGTGGTCTTCGAGGCCACCGGTGCCGCCCCCGCGTACAAGAGCCTCTGGTCCCTGCCCGCCCCCGGAGGCCGGATCGTCCTGGTCGGCATGCCCGTGGATCCGGTGCCCTTCGACATCGCCACCGCGCAGAGCCGCGGCGTCTCCCTGGAGACGGTCTTCCGCTATGCGAACGTGTACCAGAAGGCCATCGACCTCGCCGCCACCGACGCCATCGACCTCAGCCGGTTCGTCTCGGAGACCTTCACCTTCGACAACTCCGTGCAGGCCTTCGAGCGCTTCCTCGAGGGGCGGCCGACGGATGTGAAGCTGCAGATCACGCTCTGACCCGACCGTGTGGACCTCGCACGATGAGCACCTACGACGAGACTCGACGCGCGTGGGACGAGGCGTCGTCCAAGCACGTGCGGGAGTACGCGGAGCACCTCGAGCAGGCCCGCATCGCGCGGCTGCTGCCGATCGAGGAGGAGCTCCTCGCGCCGCTGATCGAGGGCGCCCAGGTCCTGCACCCCCAGAGCGGGCACGGCCTGGACGACCATGCCCTGGTGCGGCTCGGCGCCCGCAGCGTGCTCGGCCTCGACTACAGCCCGACGGCGGTATCCGCCGCGCAGCGCCGCGCGGACGACCTCGATGCACCATGCCGATACCTGATCACGGAGCTGCCGGTGACCGGACTCGACGATGCCGTGGCCGACCTCGTCTACACGGGCAAGGGCGCGCTGAGCTGGATGGCGGACCTCGATGCCTGGGCACAGGAGATGCACCGGCTGCTGCGGTCCGGCGGACATCTGTTCGTCTACGAGGGGCATCCGCTGGTGCCGCTGTGGGCATGGGACGCTGACGAGGCGCGGGTTCGGCCGGATCGCAGCTACTTCGCCGACACCCATGTCAACGACACCTTCCCGGCCCGCGGAGCGACCGAGCATCAGCGCACCCTCGCCGAGATGGTGATGACGGTGGTGGGGGCCGGATTCGACCTGCTGCACCTGGCCGAGCACCCCGATCCGTTCTGGCGGCCCGACGACGCACCCCCGGCCGCGGCCTGGGACGGGCGACTCCCGAATGCGGTCAGTCTGCTGGCGCGTCGGACGCCGTGAGTGCCGCCCGGCGCTGCCAGAACACGACGGCGCTGGCCGCGGCCACGTTCAAGGAGTCCACGCCCCCGGCCATGGGGATCACGACGTGCTCATCGACCGCCCGCAACGTGGCCGGCTTCAGGCCGTGGCCCTCTGCGCCGAGGACGACGGCGACCTTGCGGTCCGGCCCCAGGTCGATCCGGTCCAACGGGACGGCGCCGTCGGTGAGGGCGAGGGCGAGCACGTCGAAACCCGCCTCGTGCAGCAGGTCCACGCCGCCGGACGGCCAGGCCTCCAGGCGCGTCCAGGGCACCTGGAACACCGTGCCCATCGAGACCCGGATCGAGCGGCGGTAGAGCGGGTCCGCGCACTGCGGGGTCACCAGCACGGCGTCGACGCCGAGCGCCGCCGCGGAGCGGAACATGGCGCCCACGTTCGTGTGGTCGACGATGTCCTCGATCACCGCCACGGTGCGGGCGGTGCGCAGCACCTCCGCCACCTCGGGAAGCACCGGTCGCTGCATCGCCGCGAGCGCCCCGCGGTGCAGGCGGAAGCCCGTCAGCTGCTCGATGAGCGGCTCCTCCCCCACGTACACCGGCACGTCGGGGAAGCGCGAGTACAGCGGCGCGAACTTCTCCAGCCACTTCTCGCTCATGAGGAAGGAGCGCGGGGCCATCCCGGCCTCGATCGCCCGGGAGATCACCTCGTAGCTCTCGGCCATGAACAGGCCTCGCTCGACCTCGACGCGCGAGCGCAGCCGCACATCGGTCATGCGCAGGTAGTCGTCGAGGGCGGGATCCGCGAGGTCGGTGATCTCGATGATCCGGTGCGGCCGTCCCGATGCGGGGTCGTGCTCCACCGGCGGGTCAGCTCAGCGACAGCGAGCGGGCGGTGTAGCGGTCGCCGCGCTGCTCGACCACGAGCGGCAGCCCGAAGGTGGTGGTGAGGTTCTGGGAGGTGAGGGTCTCCTCGATCGGGCCGGCGGCGACGACCCCGCCCTCGCGCAGCAGGGCCACGTGGGTGTAGCCCGGCGGGATCTCCTCGACGTGGTGGGTGACCAGCACGGTCACGGGCGTCGCGGGGTCCTTCGCCAGACGGCCCAGGGTCCGCACCAGCGACTCGCGCCCGCCGAGGTCGAGCCCGGCGGCCGGCTCGTCCAGCAGCAGCAGCTCGGGGTCGGTCATCAGCGCGCGGGCGGCGAGCACGCGCTTGCGCTCCCCGGTGGACAGGGTGGCGAACATGCGGGTGGCGAGGTCGCCGACGCCGAAGGCTGCCAGCAGGGTCCGCGCGCGGTCGAGGTCGAGCTCGTCGTACTCCTCGCGCCAGCGGCCGACGACGCCGTACCCGGCGGTGACCACGACGTTCTCGGCGGTCTCCTCGGCCGGGATGGTCTCGGCGAGCTCCTGGCTGGCCAGGCCGATCATCGGGCGCAGCTCGAAGATGTCGACCCTGCCGAGCCGTTCGCCGATGATGTCGACGGTGCCGGAGGTGGGATGCATCCGAGCGGCCAGCAGCCGCACCAGCGTCGACTTCCCGGCTCCGTTCGGGCCGAGCACCGCCCAGCGCTCGCCCTCGGAGATCTCCAGGGAGACGGCATCGAGAATGCTCTGCCCGCTGCGGCGGACGACGACATCGGTCAGGGTGGCTGCTGCGACGGACATGGGTCGAGCCTATCGTTCCCGGGCGCTCACCCGGGACCGCGGCCCGCCCTAGACTGGACGGGCTCGAAGCCGCTGCCGAGGAGGTCGCCGTGCCCCGCCGTCCTGTCTCCCTGCATGCTCCGCGCGGGTCCGTCGCGGCCGACGTGATCCGGGAAGGCATCGACGCCCTGCTGGCCGAGGAGGCGCAGGACGTGCCTCTCGAGTTCCCCGCCGAGGCGCTGATGGAGGCCGAGCTCGCCGCCGCCCGCGAGTTCGCCACCGCCGATCGCACGGACCGCACCGAGGTCCCCTTCGTGACCCTGGATCCGGCGACCTCCACCGATCTCGACCAGGCAATGCACCTCGAGCGCATGGAGGACGGGTATCGCGTCCAGTACGCGATCGCCGACGTCCCCTGGTTCGTGGGGCTGGACAGCGCGCTGGATCGGGAGGCACGCAGACGCGGGGAGACCCTCTACCTGCCCGACCGGCGGATCCCGCTGCATCCGGCCTCCCTCTCCGAGGGCGTCGCCTCCCTGCTGCCCGAGCAGACCACCCCCGCTTTCGTCTGGACCCTCGAGCTGGATGCCACCGGCGCGGTCCGCACGATCGACCTCGAGCGCTCCCGCGTCCGCTCGGTGGAGAAGCTCGCCTACGACCAGGTCCAGGCCGACCTCGACCACGGCGAGGGGCATCCGATGATGGTGCTGCTGCAGGAGATCGGCTCTCTGCGCGCGGAGCACGAGATCGCCCGGGGCGGGGCGAGCCTGAACGTGCCCGAGCAGGAGGTGGTGGCCGACGGGGGCCTGGTGCGGCTGAGCTGGCGCCGACCCATGCCGATCGAGGACGCCAACGCGCAGATCTCCCTGATGACGGGAATGGCCGCCGCCGACCTCATGCTGGCATCCGGCGCCGGGATCCTGCGCACGCTGCCCCCGGCCGATCAGCAGGTGATCGACCGGTTCCGTCGGCAGGCCGAGGTGCTCGGCATCCCGTGGCCGGCCGGCCGGGCCTACGGCGCGTTCCTGCGCGAGCTGGACTGGCACGAACCCGCCCATCTCGCCCTGCTCAACCACGCCACCTCTCTGTTCCGCGGTGCCTCCTATGCGGCCTTCACGAGCCCGCAGGAGGTGCCGGAGGATCCGGCCCAGGCCGCGATCGCCGCCCCCTATGCCCACACCACGGCACCGCTGCGCCGGCTCGTGGACCGCTTCGTGCTGCTGGTGTGCCATGCCCACGCCCAGGGGCAGCGCCCCGCACCTCAGCTGCTGGCCGCCCTCGGCGAGATCCCCGAGGCGATGCGGGCCACCGGCGCCCGGGCGGGGGCCCTCGAACGTCTTGCGCTCGACCTGGTGGAGACTGCGGCCCTGGCGACCTGGGAGGGCGAGACCTTCACGGCGACGGTGATCGAGCGCCGTGAGGCCACCGGGCCCGACGACGGCGACGGGGCCCCGACGCGGGTCGAGGTCCAGCTGACCGATCCGCCCGTGACGGCATGGGTCCCGATGGACGCCTGGCCGGGGGACGTGGTCCGGGTGAGGCTCGAATCCGTCGACCCCGCACACCGCCGGGCCGTGTTCGTCGCCGCTCGCGAGGAGGCCGCATGAGCGAGGCCGCCGCCGGACGCGACCTGGTCGCCCTCCCCCGGGCCGCGGTGCTGATGCTGTGGACCGCCGCCTACTTCCGCGGCGACCTCGGGCCCGACGACGCCGCGGAGATGAGCCACGGCGTCGGCCGCAGCGGACCCAGCGGCGAGGGCGAGGACCTGTTCGCGTGGATGACCGCGCTGCGTCGTCTGCCGCTGGCGCAGCTGCGCCTGGTGCTGCCGGTGCCGGGACGGATCGCCGGCCTGGTCGGCCCGCCGGCGGCGCTGCCGGCGGCTCTGGAGGCGGAGCAGGCGATCGTGGTGACCGCCGCCGGGATCGCCGACCACACCCTGGTTCCCGTCCTGTCCCGGATCGATCACCCCAGCGGCGGGATGACCGCCGTCGGCTGGGAGCGTTTCGACGCCCCGCTGGGCACCCACGTGCCGCCGGCGGCGACCTCCGGCAGCGCCCGCGAGGAGCTGCTGCGCGTCCTGCGCCGGGTCGCCGACGGCAGCATCGACCTGGACCTGGTGCCCGACGAGCCGGTCGAATCGGCCCGGATCCCGCCCACCTGGATCTCCACGGCGCTTCCTCGCCACGTCGACGCCGGCGCCGCCCACCTGCTGGTGCTCGCCGCCCGCACCCTGCTGCTGACCCGCTCCGAGATCGACGAGGGGCATGCGCAGACGATCCATCTCGCGGAGGCCCTGGCCCGACGAGGCCTGCTGGACGAGCTCCACGACGCCGCCCGCGCCGCCCTGGTCGAGGCGGTCGAGCGGATCGCCGGCGAGTCGGACTGATCAGGCTGGGTCGGTCAGGCGCGCTGCGCGATCACCGTGCGGTAGACGTCCAGGGTGCGCTCGGCGATCGAGGTCCAGGAGAAGTGCTCGGCCGCGCGGCGGCGGGAGGCCTCGCCCATCTGCTTCGCGCGCTCGGGATCCGAGACCATCCGCACCAGCGCATCCCGCGTGTCCGCGATGAACTTCTCCGGGTCGACCGGGATGCCGGTGCCGTCGGAGACCTGCTCGATCGGGACGAGGTAGCCGGTCTCCCCGTCGGCCACGACCTCGGGGATCCCGCCGGTGGCGGAGGCGACCACCGGGATGCCGCAGGCCATCGCCTCGAGGTTCACGATCCCCAGCGGCTCGTACACGCTCGGGCACGCGAAGGTGGTGGCGTGGGTGAGGATCTGGGTGAGCTCGTGGCGAGGCAGCATCTCGGTGATGAGATGGACGTTCCCGCGTCGTGCGTGCAGCTCGTCCACGAGGGTGTTCACCTCCTGGGCGATCTCGGCGGTGTCCGGCGCTCCGGCGCACAGCACCACCTGGTAGTCGGCCGGCAGGTCGCGGACGGCGCGCAGGAAGTACGGCAGGCCCTTCTGGCGCGTGATGCGGCCGACGAACACGATCGTGGGGGCCTCGGGGTCGATGCCGCGGGAGGTCAGCGCCGAGGTCTCGGGGTTCGGCGCCCACTGGTCGATGTCGATGCCGTTGTGGACCACGTGCACCATCGCGGGGTCGACCGAGGGATAGGCGCGCAGGATGTCCTCGCGCATGCCGCCGGAGACGGCGATCACGCCGGCTGCCCCCTCGTAGGCGGTGCGCTCGGCGAAGGAGCTGACGCGGTACCCGCCCCCGAGCTGCTCCGCCTTCCAGGGTCGCAGCGGCTCCAGCGAGTGCGCCGAGAGCACGTGCGGGACCCCGTGCAGCAACGAGGCCATGTGACCGGCGAAGTTCGCGTACCAGGTGTGGGAGTGGATCAGGTCCGCCCCGGCGCAGTCCGCCGCGATCAGCAGGTCGGTGCCCAGCGTGCTGAGCGCCGCGTTGGTGCCCTCGAGCTCCGCCGGGGCGGAGTACGAGAAGGTGCCGGCCTCCTCCCGCTCGGCGCCGAAGGCCCGCACCTGCACGTCGATGTGCGGACGCAGCACGCGCGTCAGCTCGGCGACGTGCACACCGGCACCTCCGTAGACCTCCGGCGGGTACTCCTTGGTGAGCAGATCCACGCGCATGGTGCTCTCCTCCTTCTTTTGTCCGTCCACAAGAACTGTTGTGCCGTGATGGGGGCCACTTCTGGACTATCCTCGCACCATGTCGTCCAAAAAGGTCCTCGCCATCGTCCTCGCCGGCGGTGAGGGGAAGCGGCTGATGCCGCTCACCCTCGACCGGGCCAAACCCGCGGTGCCGTTCGGCGGCATCTACCGCCTCATCGATTTCGCCCTGTCGAACATCGTCAACTCCGGCTACCTGCGGGTGGTCGTCCTGACGCAGTACAAGTCCCACTCGCTGGACAAGCACATCGCCCAGACGTGGCGGATGAGCTCTCTGCTGGGCAACTACGTCGCCCCCGTCCCGGCGCAGCAGCGCATGGGCAAGCACTGGTTCCGCGGCTCCGCCGACGCGATCGCCCAGTCGCTGAACCTGATCCACGAGGAGAAGCCCGACTACGTGGTGGTGGTCGGCGCCGACAACATCTACCGCATGGACTTCTCGCAGATGCTGGACGCCCACATCGAATCCGGGAAGTCGTGCACCGTCGCGGCGATCCGGCAGCCGATCGAGATGTCCGACCAGTTCGGGGTCATCGAGACCGATTCGTCGGACCCCACCACCATCAAGGCCTTCGTCGAGAAGCCGACGGTGACCGAGGGGCTGGCGGACGATCCCACCTCGATCCTGGCTTCGATGGGCAACTACATCTTCACGGCGGACGCCCTGGTCGACGCCGTGACCCGCGACGCCGAGGACGACTCGTCCAAGCACGACATGGGCGGCGACATCGTGCCGTCCTTCGTGGCGCAGCAGGACGCCGCCGTCTACGACTTCATCCACAACGACGTGCCCGGATCCACCGACCGCGACCGGGACTACTGGCGTGACGTCGGCACCCTGGACGCCTTCTTCGACGCGCACATGGATCTCATCGCGATCCACCCCGTGTTCAACCTCTACAACGAGGAATGGCCCACCTACACCGGCAACCGCAACGTCCCGCCGGCGAAATTCGTCCACGCCGGTCCCGGAGGTCGTGTCGGCGCGGCCGTCGACTCCATCATCTCGCCCGGCGTCGTGGTCTCCGGTGCCCAGGTCGCCACCTCCGTCGTCTCCCCGGGAGCCCGGCTGAACTCGTGGTCGACGATCTCCGAAGCGGTGATCATGGACGGCGTCTCCGTCGGCCGCCACAGCCAGATCCACCGCGCGATCATCGACAAGAACGTCGTCGTCCCGCCGCGCACCCAGATCGGGCTGGACCCGGAGGAGGATCGCGCGCGCGGATGGGTCGTCACGGGGTCCGGCATCACGGTGATCGGCAAGGGCACGGTCATCGAGCCGTGAGCGCGGCCATCGAGCACGGCCCGGCGGTCACCGGGCTGCTGGTCTCCGATGTCGACTCCACCTTCCTGACCCAGGAGGTCATCGAGCTGGTCGCGGAGCACGCCGGCGTCCGCGATCGGGTGGAGGAGATCACGACCGCGGCGATGAGCGGCGAGCTCGACTTCGCCCAGTCGCTGCGCGCCCGGGTGGCGCTGCTGGAGGGGTTGGACGAATCGGTCCTCGCCGAGGTCCGTGCCGCGCTGGTGCCGACGCCCGGCGTGCTCGAGCTGGTGCGACGAGCGACGGCCGACGGCTGGGTGGTCGCGCTGGTCTCCGGCGGCTTCCACGAGGTGATCGACGAGCTGGCCGCGGAAGCGGGCGTCGATCATGTCCTCGCCAACCGCTTCGAGATCTCGGGCGGACGGCTGACCGGCCGGGTCTCGGGGCCGATCATCGACGGCGCGGCCAAGCGGCGCGCGCTGACGGAGTACGCCGCGACCTACGGCGTGCCGACGGCGAGGATCGTCGCGATGGGTGACGGCGCGAACGATCGGGAGATGCTGCGGGCCGCGGGCACCGGTATCGCCTACCGCGCCAAACCTGCCCTGCGCGAGGTCGCCGACGTGGTCCTCGACGGCGAGTCGCTGCTGGCGGCGTGGCCCCATCTGGAGGCGGCCGCGGTCCGCTGAGGCGTCAGGGGCGCACGATGGTGTGCATCCTCAGCGCGTCCTCGTCCAGCTCCGACCAGTGCGCGAGGGAGCCCGACAGGACGCCCATCCCGCCGGTGGGCATGCCCAGACGGGCCTGGGCGACGGAGCCCGCGTCGGACTCCTCGTCGGCGAGCAGGGAGGCCAGCGAGGACATCGTGGGCTCGTGGCCGACGACCATCACCACCGCGTCGGCGTCGTCCACCTCGCGCAGCAGGGCCAGGACCTCGCCGGCCCCGCCGCTGTAGATGTCCTCGTCGAAGGTGACGGTGCCGTCGAGGTCGGGCATCGCCGCGGCCACAGCCTCCCAGGTCTGGGTGGTGCGCAGCGCGTCCGAGACCAGGACCCGCGCCGGGCGGACGTTCTGGGAGGCGAGGTACTCCCCCACCAGCTGCGCCTGGGTCGCACCGCGATCGGCGAGCGGACGCTCGTGGTCCGGCTGTCCGGAGCCGCTGTCCGCCTTGCCGTGACGCATCAGCAGGAGCAGACGGCTGTCGGGGTCGGGGGGAGACATCTCGGTGCGTTCACGCCTTCGTTCGGGGGCCTCGGGTCGATCCGTGATCGCGCTCAGTGTCCCATGCCCAGGCCGCCGTCGACGGGGATCACGGCGCCGGAGACGTAGGCCGCATCGTCCCCGGCGAGAAAGGCCGCCACCCGGGCGACCTCGTCGGGGTCGGCGAAGCGCCCTGCCGGGATGGCCTTCAGGTAGGTCGCCTGCAGGTCCTCGGACAGGGACTGGGTCATCTCGGTGTCGATGTAGCCGGGTGCGAGGACGTTCGCCGTGATGCCGCGCGAGCCGAGTTCACGCGTCAGGGCGCGGGCGAAGCCGATCAGACCCGACTTCGAGGCCGCATAGTTGACCTGTCCCGGAGAGCCGTACAGGCCGACCACCGAGCTGATCAGGACGATGCGTCCCTTCTTCTTGCGGATCATGGACCTGATGACCCGCTTGACGGTGCGGAAGGTCCCGGTGAGGTTCGTGTCCAGGACGGACTCGAAGGCGTCGTCGCTCATCCGCATCAGCAGCTGGTCGTCGGTGATGCCGGCATTGGCGATCAGCACCTCGATCGGGCCGTGCTCCGCCTCGGCGGCCTTGATCGCGGCGTCGAGGCTCTCGCCGTCGGTGACGTCGGCCGCGACGGTCAGCGCTCCCTCGGGGCCGCCCTCGCCGGAGCGGCTGGTCACGGTCACCTTGTCGCCGCGACGGAGGAACTCCTCGGCGATGGAGCGACCGATCCCGCGGTTGCCTCCGGTGATCAGGACACTGCGCGGCTCGGGGGTGGCGTCGGACATCTGGGCTCCTCGGGGTGGGGACGGTGGGTGGATCACGGGACGTCGGGTACGGCACCGGGTGACCCGTGTGCTCTACGATACGGGGCGAGACCGTGTCGGGAATCTTGGGGGAAACCCGCCCTCGAACGTCAGCCCTGGGAAGGTACTACGCAGATGGCATACCGCTTCAATCCTCCGCCGAACTGGCCGATCGAGGACCCGGATTGGACGCCGCATCCCGGCTGGCAGCCGGATCCGGCATGGGGCCCCGCTCCGGAGGGCTGGAACTTCTGGGTCGAGGCCGACGAGCCGGCACCGGCGCCGGAATCGGCCGCACCCGCGCAGCAGCAGCCCGTCGATCAGCAGCCGGTGGAGCCCGCAGAGCCCGTCCAGGACGATGCGACGCGACGGGTCCCGACGGACCAGGCCGGCCAGGGTGCCGCACAGCCGTTGCCGCAGCAGGGGCTCGAGCCCGTCGAGGAGTCCTCGACGGAGCAGCCGCCGAACGACGGCTCCGAGGTCGAGGGCCACCGTGAGGCAGGCCCCGCCGGCGAGCCCGCGGCCGGCGAGCAGCCGCCCTCGAGCATCGAGCAGGCACCCGAGGAGTCCGATCCCTCCGATCACACGACGGGCGCCGCAGCGGCGGGCGTCGGCCTCGGGGCGGCGGCCGGAGCCGGTGCCGCGGCGGCGGGGCCCGACGACGGCGACGGCGACAGGACCCATGTCGCCGGTGACGTGTCGCAGGCGCCCGGCGCCCCCGACGCTCCTGCGGACGGCGCGAGCGAGACCGCCGAGTATCAGGGGCCCGACCTCGAGGCCGGGCTGGCGCAGCAGGCACCCTACGAGTCCGCCGAGCCGGTCGAGCCCGCTGCGGGCGATCCGTACGGCGATGCCGGCGCAGCGCAGCCGGATGCGGGTTACGGGCAGGGGACCCCGGCCCCGGAGTACGGCCAGGCATCACCCGGGTACGGGCAGGCATCGCCGGCTCCCGGGTACGGGCAGGATCCTGCGGCCCCGGGCTATGGGCAGGGTTCGCCGGCTCCCGGGTACGGGCAGGATTCTGCGGCCCCGGGCTATGGGCAGGGATCCGCG encodes the following:
- a CDS encoding class I SAM-dependent methyltransferase, coding for MSTYDETRRAWDEASSKHVREYAEHLEQARIARLLPIEEELLAPLIEGAQVLHPQSGHGLDDHALVRLGARSVLGLDYSPTAVSAAQRRADDLDAPCRYLITELPVTGLDDAVADLVYTGKGALSWMADLDAWAQEMHRLLRSGGHLFVYEGHPLVPLWAWDADEARVRPDRSYFADTHVNDTFPARGATEHQRTLAEMVMTVVGAGFDLLHLAEHPDPFWRPDDAPPAAAWDGRLPNAVSLLARRTP
- a CDS encoding TrmH family RNA methyltransferase, translating into MTDVRLRSRVEVERGLFMAESYEVISRAIEAGMAPRSFLMSEKWLEKFAPLYSRFPDVPVYVGEEPLIEQLTGFRLHRGALAAMQRPVLPEVAEVLRTARTVAVIEDIVDHTNVGAMFRSAAALGVDAVLVTPQCADPLYRRSIRVSMGTVFQVPWTRLEAWPSGGVDLLHEAGFDVLALALTDGAVPLDRIDLGPDRKVAVVLGAEGHGLKPATLRAVDEHVVIPMAGGVDSLNVAAASAVVFWQRRAALTASDAPAD
- a CDS encoding ABC transporter ATP-binding protein, encoding MSVAAATLTDVVVRRSGQSILDAVSLEISEGERWAVLGPNGAGKSTLVRLLAARMHPTSGTVDIIGERLGRVDIFELRPMIGLASQELAETIPAEETAENVVVTAGYGVVGRWREEYDELDLDRARTLLAAFGVGDLATRMFATLSTGERKRVLAARALMTDPELLLLDEPAAGLDLGGRESLVRTLGRLAKDPATPVTVLVTHHVEEIPPGYTHVALLREGGVVAAGPIEETLTSQNLTTTFGLPLVVEQRGDRYTARSLSLS
- a CDS encoding RNB domain-containing ribonuclease; the protein is MPRRPVSLHAPRGSVAADVIREGIDALLAEEAQDVPLEFPAEALMEAELAAAREFATADRTDRTEVPFVTLDPATSTDLDQAMHLERMEDGYRVQYAIADVPWFVGLDSALDREARRRGETLYLPDRRIPLHPASLSEGVASLLPEQTTPAFVWTLELDATGAVRTIDLERSRVRSVEKLAYDQVQADLDHGEGHPMMVLLQEIGSLRAEHEIARGGASLNVPEQEVVADGGLVRLSWRRPMPIEDANAQISLMTGMAAADLMLASGAGILRTLPPADQQVIDRFRRQAEVLGIPWPAGRAYGAFLRELDWHEPAHLALLNHATSLFRGASYAAFTSPQEVPEDPAQAAIAAPYAHTTAPLRRLVDRFVLLVCHAHAQGQRPAPQLLAALGEIPEAMRATGARAGALERLALDLVETAALATWEGETFTATVIERREATGPDDGDGAPTRVEVQLTDPPVTAWVPMDAWPGDVVRVRLESVDPAHRRAVFVAAREEAA
- the glgA gene encoding glycogen synthase, producing the protein MRVDLLTKEYPPEVYGGAGVHVAELTRVLRPHIDVQVRAFGAEREEAGTFSYSAPAELEGTNAALSTLGTDLLIAADCAGADLIHSHTWYANFAGHMASLLHGVPHVLSAHSLEPLRPWKAEQLGGGYRVSSFAERTAYEGAAGVIAVSGGMREDILRAYPSVDPAMVHVVHNGIDIDQWAPNPETSALTSRGIDPEAPTIVFVGRITRQKGLPYFLRAVRDLPADYQVVLCAGAPDTAEIAQEVNTLVDELHARRGNVHLITEMLPRHELTQILTHATTFACPSVYEPLGIVNLEAMACGIPVVASATGGIPEVVADGETGYLVPIEQVSDGTGIPVDPEKFIADTRDALVRMVSDPERAKQMGEASRRRAAEHFSWTSIAERTLDVYRTVIAQRA
- the glgC gene encoding glucose-1-phosphate adenylyltransferase is translated as MSSKKVLAIVLAGGEGKRLMPLTLDRAKPAVPFGGIYRLIDFALSNIVNSGYLRVVVLTQYKSHSLDKHIAQTWRMSSLLGNYVAPVPAQQRMGKHWFRGSADAIAQSLNLIHEEKPDYVVVVGADNIYRMDFSQMLDAHIESGKSCTVAAIRQPIEMSDQFGVIETDSSDPTTIKAFVEKPTVTEGLADDPTSILASMGNYIFTADALVDAVTRDAEDDSSKHDMGGDIVPSFVAQQDAAVYDFIHNDVPGSTDRDRDYWRDVGTLDAFFDAHMDLIAIHPVFNLYNEEWPTYTGNRNVPPAKFVHAGPGGRVGAAVDSIISPGVVVSGAQVATSVVSPGARLNSWSTISEAVIMDGVSVGRHSQIHRAIIDKNVVVPPRTQIGLDPEEDRARGWVVTGSGITVIGKGTVIEP
- the serB gene encoding phosphoserine phosphatase SerB, whose protein sequence is MSAAIEHGPAVTGLLVSDVDSTFLTQEVIELVAEHAGVRDRVEEITTAAMSGELDFAQSLRARVALLEGLDESVLAEVRAALVPTPGVLELVRRATADGWVVALVSGGFHEVIDELAAEAGVDHVLANRFEISGGRLTGRVSGPIIDGAAKRRALTEYAATYGVPTARIVAMGDGANDREMLRAAGTGIAYRAKPALREVADVVLDGESLLAAWPHLEAAAVR
- a CDS encoding SixA phosphatase family protein translates to MSPPDPDSRLLLLMRHGKADSGSGQPDHERPLADRGATQAQLVGEYLASQNVRPARVLVSDALRTTQTWEAVAAAMPDLDGTVTFDEDIYSGGAGEVLALLREVDDADAVVMVVGHEPTMSSLASLLADEESDAGSVAQARLGMPTGGMGVLSGSLAHWSELDEDALRMHTIVRP
- a CDS encoding beta-ketoacyl-ACP reductase, which codes for MSDATPEPRSVLITGGNRGIGRSIAEEFLRRGDKVTVTSRSGEGGPEGALTVAADVTDGESLDAAIKAAEAEHGPIEVLIANAGITDDQLLMRMSDDAFESVLDTNLTGTFRTVKRVIRSMIRKKKGRIVLISSVVGLYGSPGQVNYAASKSGLIGFARALTRELGSRGITANVLAPGYIDTEMTQSLSEDLQATYLKAIPAGRFADPDEVARVAAFLAGDDAAYVSGAVIPVDGGLGMGH